One Littorina saxatilis isolate snail1 linkage group LG11, US_GU_Lsax_2.0, whole genome shotgun sequence genomic window, gcacacacacgcacacagtggCTTTCCATCCATCGATCCACACATATAGTCATTTCTACTAgaaacacatgcatacacacctGTTTGCGTTCTcaagcatgcacacaaacactctctctctctctctctctctctctctctctctctctctctctctctctctctctctctctctctctctctctctctctctctctctctctctctctctctctctctctctctctctctctcaaatgatGTGTTTCAACCAATGCTTAACTATGATGTGTGTTGCCATGGAAACAGCTGTGGGTCCGGCGGAGGAGCTGGAGGATGGTCAGTACGTGTTGCTACGGAAGTCAGATGACGACAACTACGTGTCCTGCTCCGCCAAGCATGCCGCTCGCAAAAACAGACGCAGCAGAAAGCCGTCCATGGTGAGTCAAAAGAAGGTTTGGGGCTATGATGTTATAATTGCTATTCTGAtcgacacgtgggggaatttgAGGGTTGTGATTGGATAGTCTCACTTAGCCCTATTCCGATCATCCGGCCATATTTCCGTGGAAGTTGGCGAATATCCTTTTCATATTCGCAATAACAAAGACCCATGTTTCCGTTTTTTTCGATGTGTATGAACTACACACATACCTGGCCAGGATTGCTTATGTGACTGGTCCacagacgatgcaatttgcACACTCTTTTTCTTATTATACATGAGATACATTCCGTGTAAAGTCCATTCCGTGTAAAGTCCACTGTCCGATGTTACGGACAGAGTCAGCAAACTCTCCTTTCCCCATGCAACGTCCATTGTATGCAAGTTAAAGGTCTGAAATATTTAGTTGTTGAATTTCTTCTGAAACAATCTTTGTTCTCTTAGCATCAAaccaatagctgttaataacttCTGTGTGATATCACTTCTGTGTGATATTACTTTTGTGTGATATTACTTCTGTGAGATATCATTTATACATTAATAgtcttccatttgaaactttgaggtgtcatcgtggattgacgcccgatcAAAGCATCATTGAAGCctgacggagcgaagcgacagACTTCTATGTTTACCTGTACGTTTACCTGTATGTGTACCTGTATGCTTACCAGTATGCTTACCAGTATGCTTACCTGTATGTTTACTTGTATGCTTACCTGTACGTTTACCTGTATGTTTACCTGCAGTGTAcagtttcaattttcaggtGAAGAGGATCAACCACACACCTGAGGTACTGAGTCACTTCTTGAAGCTCAACCTGAACGCACCGACCACAGTCGCTGAGATCCTGGCCTCCCTTGAGCAGCTTCGAGCCAGAAAAGTCAGTCTTGtttcttattgtttgtttgttttttgtgggaATAACAATAATGTTGCTCTTTAAATGTTCAACATGTACATCCATAAGGCCAATAAACAAAAATCCATGTTACCGCTTCTCCAACCGACCCTATTTCTTCCTCAAGACCCGAGAACTCTTTTTGTGACCCTTCAAAAAACCAGTCAGCAGCCTTACAGATCAATGTTTTTGGTGAAACTCATTCTTCCTTAAATGGATTGCCTGCTACTTATCGTTCCCTCATGATGTATGATTGTGTCACACAGCTGCACTACGAGCGGGGGGCGAAGTCCAGGAGTGAgaggtgtgtgtctgaaacatgtggatAGAAGTAAGTGTGGgttgtttgtctcactaaaagcaagggtagtcACTCTTTCCAAAAcaaagttatttccaaacaaggTCTActtatccccccacccccccctcatGACGTATGTTTATTGTCACACAGCTGCACTACGAGCGGGAGGCTGAGGAGAGGAGCGAGCTGTCGGTGACAGAGAGTTCCATCCTGGAGATGTCGCGGCAGGCCAGCCACACCGAGAGCAACGATGGCTTCAGCGAGTCACGCCCCGGCGATTACGTCGTCGAGCAGCTGCTGGAGCTCAGCGTTTCCGACAACTCTTGCTTCCAAGGTCACGACCCTGACCACAGTCACAGCCCAGAGGTTGAAGGTCAGGGCAAGGTCAGGGGCAGGAACAGCTTTGACTCTGTGGAGATGAACTACCTGGCGACTGCCGATCCGTCCGAGGATTTCCCCTCGCTGTCGTCGCGCTCTGACGGCCTTGACTTCAGCCAAAGTAGGTCAAGGTCGGAAGGGTTAGACTTCACGCCCTTGAGTTCCCTGACTGGCGATGGTGCTTGGGGCGGAACGGAGGAAGGTCAAGGTCGCTCACCTGGTAAGGATTTAGACGCTGAGTGTGACCAGTGTGAGGGTAAGGATGGTAGACCCACGTCCTCTGAGTCCAGATCACGAGGTGAGTGGCTGAGCCGCCACACTTCTCAACGTAGCTCAAACTGTGAGGAAAGCAGTGACCTTGCCGGCAAACCATGTGTGCCTGGACCGCGCGGTTCAACAGAGacaccaacaacagcagcaTCTCATATACGCCGTGTAGAGAACGGCATCCACAGTGCCACCGCCGGTCCGTCCAAGTCTTGGAGAGTCTGTGATAGGTCAACCCCCGCCACCTCGTCGCTGGAAGAGTTCCCTGCCTTAATCAGTGGCAAAGGGTCAGACGCCGCTCTCTTAGACTTTTTGGTCAGTGGCAAAGTGACAGACCCAGCTCTGTTAGACGGAGCCGATCACATCGGTGATGATGTGCGTGCACAAGGGAAAGACTCGACCCGAATGTGAGCCAGTGTGTGagaaaaacattgatataactgtatgtgactgtgagtgagaAAAACATTGAGATAACTGTATGTGACTGTGAGTGCTGAAGGAAAGGACTTGAATtgaaaagaatgtgtgtgtaaaGAACATCAAAATAGTCACAATGGTCTGTGACTGTGCGAGCAGGACTTGAAAAGAATGTCAGCATGTGTGTGAAAAACCCACAAAATAGCCACAATTGTCTGTGCAGGATTTGAAAAGTAtgtgagcatgtgtgtgagGAAAACATGAAAATATTCACAATTGTCTGTGACCGTGCCAGCAGGATTTGAAAAGTatgtgagcatgtgtgtgtggaaaaCATGAAAATATTCACAATTGTCTGTGACTGTGCGAGCACTAGGAAAGGAATCAACAAAACTGTGACTTTCTTGAGGGAGTATGTGAGAAAGGGTGACAACAAACGTGTGAGACTTGGTGCACCAGGGAAGCGggatgtgagtgtgtttgtgagcaCACTATCAAGGTACCTGCAAACCTGTGTTAGACTTTGTGCACAAGGGAAGGACTCAACAAAAATGTAAGCGTGTTTGTGAAAGCAACAATTGGATAACTGCAAATATCTGTGAAAACACAAGATATGCATTGTGTTTGACGAGAATGTGTCTGCGAGGGGATACTTTGAGAAAAGTATGTAGATGACAACCTCGGGCTTAGTTGACTTCTAGAAAATCTTCAACAtagttaaaggctgacatatagtcctatttaattagtttaattacttccagggcttttcccatcattgcggggatgtataaattaagcttcctgcaaagttttaggtttgaagtccttaccaattacgagaaataattaattctttattgctatgtttagcaacagttctccaggacttgggctatttttaaactgtcaacacagacagtacagcttcgtcaatccccgcgtgaaggaaattgCTCAcattccacgtgcaaaacgtagtgatattgacacgccagattagctcggtagcgtattgtgctaagcaggaaagcgcgcttttctgtattcttgttttaatGATTGCTACatatatggcagcctttaacacGAATTTATGGATGcagaaaatgaacagaaaatgaacagaaaatgagagGGGTGACAATTAAGTGTGAGTGGCAAGTAAACAAGAAAACCTGAATCAACATGTGGGAGCAGACAAGGAATTCTGTGATTGAGTCTCAGGTTGGCTGGGAAAGTATTCCACCTTCAACTGTTGCGCGAACTAATGTTTTTATAATGTATACCTAAGACGAACTGTGTATTCACAAGAAACAATCCTGCAGCAGGCACCGTAgacaaaggggaataactcattAACTGTGTCGATATTTTATTGACTGTGGAAGAGTTGTATGCACCTTGGAAACACTGAGTTGAACATCTGAGAAACGAAGGGACATaaacgctctaaatgcatatgaCATTTGCATTTGCAACAAGAGTGAGAGTTATGGGGAAACAATCTCCTGGCATCTTCGTCTTCCTGagagtcgcttgttcatttcaatgcttgttattctctcatagtcaggcatgggaattgttcgccgaaaggcaaattttcgccgatttttttgttcttttgccgaaaaaagcaaaagtgtccgctgaaaaaataaatgagggaggcaaaaatggttctaaaaactgaatttaatggcaaacttggggCTCCGATaacaccaaattgcacaatttgagttctttggagagaaaaaattcCGGgcgagcatgcccccggaccccccaagTAAGGCTAGGTGCTTCGCGCTGtcgactttgctattacttaAATATTTTCAGCTTTTTGACTTTTCACAATTCTCATGCCTGCATAGTCCAGGAGGCTAGTTCCGCGTacctctcacttactcttgttgctcAAGTACAGCAAATGGTCAGCTCAGATGAGCATATGTATTGGTTtcactctgtctctttgtttgtttgtctgtttgtctataaggcacaaaaaaaaataggtctgtttacggtaacataggcccaaaaaatagggtcggtaggtcgggatttttttttttttttttttttttttttttttccaaaaaaccatatttttacgttattttgccaaaaaaacaagattttttttgttttgttttcccaaatgccaaaaaaaagtctagggtcgcacgaaaaaactagggtcggtcgggttaccgtaaacagacctatttttttttttttgcctaatcacATATATATCTCTTGTGTTTATGGGGTGAATCAGTTGAAATTTGGTGCACATAGCTTGGAAGTATGGTACACACGGTTGGAGGGAAACAAGATTTCTAACGGAAAGGGCATATCAAGTGGACACTTCAAAGCATTCACATGGGAGTTCATTATCACCTTGATTGTTTGAGTCAACATGTCGCCaattgttatatgaagtcttatatcgcgcgcgtatctccagactcggactcaaggcgcagggatctatttatgccaaTTGCTTGCCTCACTATTTGGAAAGGggtgcaactcttccacagccaATGAAAACCTGAGTTATTTACCACCATGGTCTATTCAGGGTTGGAAACCTTGATAGCAGAATCTgttgtgacatatatatatatgtgtgttcaAAAAGCATTGTGGCTGAACTGCACAAAGCGATGGTATTAATTAGACTTGCTGCTGAACTGCACAAAGCGGTGGTATTACTATTAGTTTATTTATTCAGAAGGGATTTGGTAGGTTTTGCACAGGGGAAATAAGGCGTGTGTGTCTCACACTGTCTGTGGTGTAATCCAGGGTACACGGCAGTTGTGAGAACTTGACAATCATGGCTTATGTTGCaattttgagtgtgtgtgtgcatttttaatttttgatgTTGGTTTTTACCTCAATGTAAACGAGAGGGCTTATGTCCCTTAGTTATTTGGATGTTATTCTTATCAAAGTGCTCTCTCATTTGGTTATGATTTTTACCACAAGCATGAGAACACTTTTTTTCCTTGTGTTTAGTTTTAACTTTTATCTTTGAAACTGTATTATGCATTTGATTATGGggtgacgggcgaagtggcgcagtggtaagacgtcggcctcctaatcgggaggtcgtgagttcgaatcctggtcgctgtcgcctggtgggttaagagtggagatttttccgatctcccaggtcaacttatgtgcagacctgctggtgacttaaccctcttcgtgtgtacacgcaagcacaagaccaagtgcgcacggaaaagatcctgtaaatgtaatccatgtcggagtttggtgggttatggaaacacgaaaatacccagcatgcctacccgacgaaagcggagtgaagctgactatgctctcagagtatagtgtggggaacccaaatgggcaaacgagctgaCACGTAACCAGAATTTCTGgtacgctgaagaagaagaagattattggGTGAGGGGGGAGGCTTGCGGTAGGGTTTAGCTTTATTAAACCTTTGGCGTGTGATTAAATGTCTGTAAGGTGGGCTAGGGGGCAAGATTTCTGAGCTGTGATGCCACAAGTGTTTTAAAAGAATTAGATATGCAAACAAAAAGAATGTTCATCTATTTTTAATTGATTCGTATGATTTCATTGTACCGTGATGATTTCATTACACATTTAGATATAAAAACGAAAAGAATGTTCATCTATTTTTAATCTATTCGTATGATTTCATTGTACCGTAATGATTTGATTACACAATGTTCATGAATATATGTGTATAGAAATATACTgagtgtgagagaaaaaaatacggAGAAACGTTCTTTACGCTCAACTGTGCACCCTGCAGCAAATGTTGATGACAGTGAGCAGCAGTAGACCCAGGCTTCCGCTAGTTTAACAACAGTTACCGTCAATCCTTTTGATATAGCAAGCTGACCTGCTCACAGACCCAGGTTTCCACTAGTTCAAGAACAGTTACCGTCAATCCTTTTGATATAGCAAGCTGACCTGGTCACTTGAAATAAATCTAGTCAATGCAAAGAAGAATGTGGGAATATTATGTCACTTTAGTTTTGCACTAAATGCACAATCGTGACAATGAAATCATTCTGTCTGTTTCAATGATTCTTAGCGTGTCACTCTTCCATAGTCAAACAAGTATAGATTTAACATTGATCAAAATGAAGTTCAAAGCATGTCAAACATTGTTTATCACATTAATTGATGTGTGACTAAGAAAAAGTAAAATTGATAAAAATGAAGTTCAAAGCATGTAAAGCATGATTGACCACATTGATTGATGTATGAGCACATTTCAAGAGTTACTGTTTGAAATATGATGTTGGTAATACTTGTATTTGGCGCCAAATGTACATCTCTGTCAGTGTAACatcctgtctctgtgtctctctggtTCTGAACCTGTGCTTTCCcaaatatacaaacaatatTGAAAAACAAGGAAGAATCATCATTCAGACCGTGGCAAAACTCTTTGTTTGGTCTGCCATCAAAACTACAGGGTAGAAAGCACGTGCATACCGGTATGCCTTTTTACCAAAAATAATAAATTAAATCTTGGAATTGAATACACTGAAGTGCACAGAGCTATGAGTGATGTCCCTTGGTTGGTACTttctctgcctttctctctttcttatgtATTTAGTTTTTCTGTTATCTCTTTTCTGTGTACAGTCCAACCCGTCCATAAAAGCCACTAAACTGGTCATTAGagacaggtggttgctatggaaaggtgattTATATAGCAAAAGTCTCATCTGAGATCCTCAGGAGTCGTTGTTGTTAGgcctacaaaaaaaaataggtgtggttacggtaacccgacctaccctatttttaggggccgaccctataactttttattacatttgtcaacaacaaaaaaaggaaaacaagaaaacgagtgcagaaaacgcaatttaaagcgaaagcgctcgagtcgcacacttatttccctgtcaagtaagtTTAATTTCtatacattagaaaaaaaatttaaaaaaaaaacaaaattattgCCTActttcctaccctattttttggggctatgttaccttaaccacacctatttttttttgttggccttatagACAGGGCTAGGGGGTTGCTAatgctatggaaaggtgaattatatatacAAAAGTCTCATCTGCGATCCTCAGGAGTCGTTGTTGTTATAGACAGGGggttgctatggaaaggtgaattatataagTCTCAGCTGCGATCCTCAGGAGTCGTTGTTGTTATAGACAGGGggttgctatggaaaggtgaattatataagTCTCAGCTGCGATCCTCAGGAGTCGTTGTTGTTATAGACAGGGggttgctatggaaaggtgaattatattaAGTCTCAGCTGCGATCCTCAGGAGTCGTTGTTATAGACAGGGggttgctatggaaaggtgaattatataagTCTCAGCTGCGATCCTCAGGAGTCGTTGTTGTTATAGACAGGGggttgctatggaaaggtgaattatataagTCTCAGCTGCGATCCTCAGGAGTCGTTGTTGTTATAGACAGGGggttgctatggaaaggtgaattatataagTCTCAGCTGCGATCCTCAGGAGTCGTTGTTGTTATAGACAGGGggttgctatggaaaggtgaattatataagTCTCAGCTGCGATCCTCAGGAATAGTGGTTGTGGGTAGGTGGAGGGTATTTAGAGGTGATCCCAcagggcaggttccactgtatgcaaACATTATTCAGTCTTATTAGCAGGTGTGCTTGGTTGCTTCtcattttgttgttattttctgGTCAGAGTCCCTATTTGTAGAAGGTGAGTGCAGTGTTGCCAACATGCACTGAGATGTCCAGGTGAAAGTAAAAGTTGGTTGTGAAGCCTACACTTTTTCTGCGACTGTAAACATGGAAATGTATGTACTGACAACTTGTATTATTGGTGTGGGGCAGCTTCTTCTGCAGTGTAGCTGTGCTTTTGTcttttctgtcttgtctgtcttcaCCCCtcttgtttatctctctctccctctccacctttctctcactccctctccacctttctctctctccctctccacctttctctctctccctctccacctttctctctctccctctccacctttctctctctccctctccacctttctctcactcactcactcacctttctctcactcactcactctcacttgCGTGCTCTCTATGTCTTTTATATCTccatctctccccccctttctctctctctctctctctctctctctctctctctctctctctctctctctctctctctctctctctctcgctctctctctctctctctctatctcacacacTCACTTTCACTCCTTAGTACTTCTTCTCTATCTCTTTAACTCACTGTCTCATTTATTCAGTACCAAGACATCTGACTTGTTCTTAGAACAGTACATCTTAAGAGTCATTTTgtagtctctttctctttctaactctctctcacttttctgactctctctttctcactctctcactctccctccccctctctctctccctccccccctctctctcactccccccccccctctctctctctcactctcccccccctctctctcactcccccctctctctctcactctccccccctctctctcactcccccctctctctctcactctcccccccctctctctcactcccccctctctctctcactccccccccctctctctcacccccccctctctctcactctccccccctctctctctcactctcccccccctctctcactctcgttgtctctcttttatttattcaGCACTGGGTCATATGACTTGTTCTTGGAAGGGCATTATAGTCATAAATAATTTATTACTGACTTACTTCCTGCCCATTATGGGGTTGGCATGTATGGTACCAACAAAGGACCGccactcctgtctgttctcGGCCAGTCTGGATGGTACCATCAATAATTCATAGGGCATGATAAATGTTTTAAGGAAAAGTAGCGAACTGTGAGAAACTGAGGCATGCAGTATTTTGGGGGGGTTTATATATATGTTGatgtatttatctatttatttatttcatttttgtgtgtatttatttatttatctatttttgtgtgtatttatctatttttgtgtgtatttatttattttgtaattttttttgtggttttctTCTTGGGCACCAAGTACATGAATATAATTACATGTATATTCATATATGCAAGCAGCGttttaaatacatgtacatgtaaacgatttgcctttacatcatttgtgtgtgtgtgttgtttaatTTTTATTGTGTTTGGCAAGTTTTGGATGCCAAAGTGTAATCATTGTACATAACATTAGCATAACTTATGAATTACACGAAACCATAGCAAGAAAACATGGAATGGGCATACATTCGCAAGTCAACAATAGCAGAAGTAAGAATTGCACCGGTGGCATGTCACTTAACTTGTActtgatttgtttatttattgattgattgattccttGGCCTATCTTTATATTTGTGTGTCATTTTCCCTTTACTTTACAGTGAAAACGTATTCATTAATAATATCTTTGCCAGACTAAATTTGTGTCATAACTATGTGCCAAGACTCTGAGAGGTTTGCTGAGATTGTGTTTGATATGTGTCAAACTCAAAGTAAGAAAAtatggaaaaaaaacaaagaaaagcaaGTACACCAAACCAGCAGCAACTACTAACAAAGGttacaaataagcaaacaaagaTCT contains:
- the LOC138980520 gene encoding uncharacterized protein (The sequence of the model RefSeq protein was modified relative to this genomic sequence to represent the inferred CDS: added 175 bases not found in genome assembly), whose amino-acid sequence is MAEVEESNEDDAKDFGDVRRSRAPSKKKFDDEMEQLCATIRKTEDELKSAGASSFTDGLKGLRAEKNANIERRKKIDADLQKLNKDISEMMHNISRLESTLHYRSEDKIDEAIRRLEWNLKVQNFKLSQEKKIVAEIDSLRRSKKTLMQYLSMKKDKDAMRDKQRRMREERDYYFHKVTELKQKEEKLRGDNMGQKAKAERLKKELDKLYEAKRQMVQVYKKQREEFFDDRDKRRHESFKKRHEEKQAIQAAIREERKQVEVEKAAVYDDEICLCNTLLHYLQRFVSNTDLDSSLPGVTVTPATAAITSPSEEAPPSAVGPAEELEDGQYVLLRKSDDDNYVSCSAKHAARKNRRSRKPSMVKRINHTPEVLSHFLKLNLNAPTTVAEILASLEQLRARKLHYEREAEERSELSVTESSILEMSRQASHTESNDGFSESRPGDYVVEQLLELSVSDNSCFQGHDPDHSHSPEVEGQGKVRGRNSFDSVEMNYLATADPSEDFPSLSSRSDGLDFSQSRSRSEGLDFTPLSSLTGDGAWGGTEEGQGRSPGKDLDAECDQCEGKDGRPTSSESRSRGEWLSRHTSQRSSNCEESSDLAGKPCVPGPRGSTETPTTAASHIRRVENGIHSATAGPSKSWRVCDRSTPATSSLEEFPALISGKGSDAALLDFLVSGKVTDPALLDGADHIGDDVRAQGKDSTRM